One Stigmatopora argus isolate UIUO_Sarg chromosome 20, RoL_Sarg_1.0, whole genome shotgun sequence genomic region harbors:
- the LOC144065520 gene encoding uncharacterized protein LOC144065520, producing MASPSEFTCGKRPAKFHEENSTFCKIMHAKVVLHRLEGFREYLGPDGKESVGLKKELELPQIKGEEPEFSQQQMRVNRLPIKKEEDDVSWSFGEILKREEDLGVTSRGAEPAHTLTLPQIKEEEPEFPQQKIKKEEEDVTVSTGEPFKSEVDLGVTSRGAEPAHTLTLPQFKEEEPEFPQQQMRDERLPIKKEEDDVTWSLGENLKREEDLGVTSRGAEPAHTLKLPQIKEEEPEFPQQQIKKEEEDVTVSTGEPFKSEDDLGVAGRGAETPNGSSAEGEADNLIAPLSESEDLLYDNEGLKDGKLWKCSQCGKTFGKKSTLKTHMRSHTGEKPISCTVYGKTFTNKGNLNIHARTHTGDKPFSCSVCGQRFTEKGNLKIHSRIHTGEKPLSCTVCGKTFTHTGNLNIHAKTHTGEKPFSCSDCGQRFTRKGSLISHARAHTGEKLFSCSVCGKTFTHKRYLKIHTRTHTGEKPFSCSVCGQRFTQKRDLNSHARTHTGDKPFSCSVCCKAFSQQQHLNNHARIHTGENSFSCSVCGKRFTENGTLKRHTRIHTGEKPFSCSVCGQGFTDKGNLKTHTRTHTGEKPFSCSVCGKAFSQQQHLKRHTRTHTGEKPFSCSVCGQRFTQKRDLNSHARTHTGDKPFSCSVCGQRFTVKGTLISHARTHTGEKPFSCSVCGKRFTKKGSLERHTRIHTGEKPFSCSVCGKIFTEKGTLISHARTHTGEKPFSCSVCGKTFTERATLKAHIRTHTGEKPFSCSVCGQTFTQKGHLNSHARTHW from the exons atggcgtctccatcagaatttacgtgtgggaaaagaccagcaaagttccacgaggaaaactcgacattttgcaaaataatgcatgcaaaagttgtccttcacagactagaag gtttcagagaatatcttggtcctgatgggaaagagtctgttggccttaaaaaggaacttgagctcccccaaatcaaaggggaggagccagagttctctcaacaacaaatgagagtcaatcgacttccaatcaagaaggaggaagatgatgtcagctggtcatttggtgaaatcctgaagagggaagaggatctgggcgtgaccagcagaggggcagagcctgcacacaccttaacattaccccaaattaaagaagaggagccagagttccctcaacagaaaatcaaaaaggaggaagaagatgtcaccgtgtcaactggtgagcctttcaagagtgaagtggatctgggcgtgaccagcagaggggcggagcctgcacacaccttaacattaccccaatttaaagaggaggagccagagttccctcaacaacaaatgagagacgagcgacttccaataaagaaggaggaagatgatgtcacctggtcacttggtgaaaacctgaagagggaagaggatctgggcgtgaccagcagaggggcggagcctgcacacaccttaaagttaccccaaattaaggaggaggagccagagttccctcaacagcaaatcaaaaaggaggaagaagatgtcactgtgtcaactggtgagcctttcaagagtgaagatgatctgggcgtggccggcagaggggcggagactccgaacggcagctcagcagaaggggaagcagacaatttaattgctccgttatcagaaagcgaagacttgctttatgacaatgaaggtcttaaggacggcaaactctggaaatgctctcaatgtggaaaaacctttgggaaaaagtctactttgaaaacacatatgaggagccacactggggagaaacccatatcatgtacagtttatggtaaaacatttacaaacaagggaaacttaaatattcatgcaagaacacacacaggtgacaaaccattttcgtgttcagtttgtggtcaaagatttacagagaagggaaacttaaaaatacactcaagaatccacactggggagaaacccttatcatgtacagtttgtggtaaaacatttacacacacgggaaacttaaatattcatgcaaaaacccacactggtgaaaaaccattttcgtgttcagattgtggtcaaagattcacacggaagggaagcttaattagtcatgcaagagcacacactggtgaaaaactattttcgtgttcagtttgtggtaaaacatttacacacaagagatacttaaaaatacacacaagaacccacacaggtgaaaaaccattttcatgttcagtttgtggtcaaagattcacacagaagagagacttaaatagtcatgcaagaacacacacaggtgacaaaccattttcgtgttcagtttgctgtaaagccttttctcaacagcaacacttaaataatcatgcaagaatACATACAGGTGAAAattcattttcgtgttcagtttgtggtaaaagatttacagagaatggaaccttaaaaaggcacacaagaatccacactggtgaaaaaccattttcgtgttcagtttgtggtcaaggattcacagacaagggaaacttaaaaacccacacaagaacccacactggtgaaaaaccattttcgtgttcagtttgcggtaaagccttttctcaacagcaacacttaaaaaggcacacaagaacacacacgggtgaaaaaccattttcgtgttcagtttgtggtcaaagattcacacagaagagagacttaaatagtcatgcaagaacacacacaggtgacaaaccattttcatgctcagtttgtggtcaaagatttacagtgaagggaaccttaattagtcatgcaagaacacacactggtgaaaaaccattttcgtgttcagtttgtggtaaaagattcacaaagaagggaagcttagaaaggcacacaagaatccacactggtgaaaaaccattttcatgctcagtttgtggtaaaatatttacagagaagggaaccctaattagtcatgcaagaacacacactggtgaaaaaccattttcgtgttcagtttgtggtaaaacatttacagaaagggcaacgttaaaagcccacataagaacccacactggtgaaaaaccattttcatgttcagtttgtggtcaaacattcacacagaagggacatttaaatagtcatgcaagaacacactggtga